Genomic DNA from Gossypium hirsutum isolate 1008001.06 chromosome A01, Gossypium_hirsutum_v2.1, whole genome shotgun sequence:
ATGGCTTTTACCTTTGAaagttaaaattatgaaaatactctcatttatataaaatatttaaataatatataaaaaattagattaatttatatttaatgtatcaatatttaaattatttaaatatttcatttatcattatattaaattatttaaatatcatttatcattatattaaatttttaaatattatttattattatatatatttaaaataatttatatatcattaatttaaaaaataatttatattaattaattaattaaaaatatttaaagtttatattctATTTAAATATCAGAACTTTTATAAAACAATAGTTTGGAGCGTGAAACTTTTATCTTTCGGGTAAATTCTTTCGCTTTTAGATAAGGGTTAGTTTAAAAAGTCACTTAGTGTTCATATTATCGGCTAAATAACATGAAAATTTTCCCTTTGAATTGTCTGATGAAGCGCACTCGTTTATATTACTTCTGGAACAGGCTTTCAGGTATGCCATTCGCTTGGAGGAGGCACAGGCTCTGGCATGGGAACTCTCCTGATATCGAAAATCAGAGAGGAATATCCTGACAGAATGATGATGACATTCTCTGTTTTCCCTTCACCTAAAGTCTCCGACACAGTTGTGGAGCCGTATAATGCCACCCTCTCTGTGCACCAATTGGTTGAGAatgctgatgaatgcatggttcTTGACAACGAGGCACTTTATGATATTTGCTTCAGGACATTGAAGCTCACTACTCCAGGCTGTGAGTGATAACATATTCATCTTGATGAATGGATTGCTATAAAGGTGAAACGATTTAAATTACTGAAGCTAACTGTGAACTTTTAATCTTGCAGTTGGAGATCTGAACCACTTGATATCTGGAACAATGAGTGGTGTAACATGCTGCCTAAGGTTCCCTGGACAGCTGAACTCAGACCTCCGGAAGTTGGCTGTGAACCTGATCCCATTCCCACGTCTTCACTTCTTTATGGTCGGGTTTGCACCACTTACATCCCGTGGTTCCCAGCAATACATTTCGCTCACTGTTCCGGAGTTGACACAGCAGATGTGGGATGCCAAGAACATGATGTGTGCTGCTGACCCTCGCCATGGTCGCTACCTAACAGCCTCAGCTATGTTCCGAGGCAAGATGAGCACCAAAGAGGTTGATGAACAGATGATCAACGTTCAGAACAAGAATTCATCTTACTTCGTGGAGTGGATTCCCAATAATGTGAAGTCTAGTGTTTGTGATATTCCACCAAAGAACCTAAGGATGGCATCGACTTTTGTGGGGAACTCAACATCAATCCAGGAGATGTTTAGGAGGGTAAGTGAACAATTCACAGCAATGTTCCGTCGCAAGGCGTTTTTGCATTGGTACACTGGTGAAGGGATGGATGAGATGGAGTTCACAGAAGCAGAAAGCAACATGAATGACTTGGTTGCAGAGTATCAGCAATACCAGGATGCGGCCGTGGATGATGAAGGGGAGTACGAGGATGATGCCGATGGTGTGGAGGAGGATTATGAGTCCTAAATGAAACTCCAACTATAGACCTTTCCTAGCTTGTATCGTAATAATACTATTACTACTACCTGGCTGATAGTGTTTGTATAACTTTTCTGGTTTGCTCGTATATTGTATTtccgatgatgatgatgatgatgatgatgatgatgtttctttttgcaaagaaaattTATGACTTTAAACCTTTCATTCCTCAATTCAACACTCACTATAATCCCCATTTTAAATATTgctttatatatagatatattaatttattaacaaaTTATTATAACACATCTAtaagtttatttattaattaatgtaaattttcatattttaaataaatatttaaaaaaataatgaaaaattcaaaaaataaaaaaaataaaaaaaatataaaatttgatgttatttaAATCGGACTGGATCAACCAATTGGATCGAGAATTGATTAGGGTATCAATTTGATGAGGTAAAAAATCGTTAACCCATAAACCAGTACGAATTTATTGAGCCGAgctaaaaaatcaattgaacctAACATTTTAATCGATTTCAAACTGGTCCAACCAATTGGTTCCCAGAATGACCGCTTCATTTGgttcaaagcaaataaattattaaaaaaaatcagttcAATTGCTAGTTCAACTGATTTTGAGCCTAACTTAATTAGTCCATACCTGATTTTGGGtcaatctatttttaaaatttttaaatttttttagttctcaacatttacatttttttgtcaatttggtccatACCCTTTAAAAGTAcgtaaatttattttgaaaatttaaaattattttttcttcttttaaagaaaaaataattctttaaaaaataaaaatctttaaaataaaaaataaaaaataaaaagatttttcaaaaaaatattttcaaaatataaaaatataaaaaaaaatcaattttatctAAATTGGATCGGATCGCTTGGATCAAGAAACAACTGGGTATCGATTCAATGAGAAGTAAAAACTAATTAACCAACAAATCGATATGAACTTGTTGAACTGAgctaaaaaatcaattgaatttgtagttgaaccaaattttatactttttaatattttatttttatttttaataatttatttgcatTGAACTAGTTAGATCAATCGTTCTAGGAATCAATTGGTTAGGCTAGTTGAAATCGGTAGCTCAGGTCAACCCATCCAAACGAATTTGCGTGTCAACCAATTTTTACCTCTTGTTAGACTAATACCCCGATCGGTTTTCCATCTAACTAGTTGGTCTAATCTAGATGGAGagattaagatttttaaataaaaaatagagaaatttaatgtctcaaaattaaaatatatatgaattaaaattttaaatttaaaaaattatggaCTAAAAATATATTGGGATTAAATGGTAATGGAACTAATAAAAGCtgaaaatatgaattatatagaTATAAAATTGCATGTACATGTTTATAATAAAATGTAgggaattttataaataaatcttACGTGCCAACATTTAACAAGGACAGCACCATCTAATTATATTGAATCTTTaaattattacataaattttGTTTAATGTTTTCACATTTACTAGAAAATAATTATGAACTGGCCTAAAAATATATGTCAACTCAACAGTTGATAGCTTGAAACAGAGGCCACGTGTCAGTCAGGGGTCTATTCTCTGTATCTACGACTCCATTAATATACCTTCCAAACAGATGAATGCTGCCAAGGTTATGCTTTCGTTTATAACAAAGTCCAGTGTTTCATGTTTATCTCGATTTTTCCACATGCAAAACAGTTTTATCAACTTTGATCTCTTTAATTTAGATACGAGAGttttaaatagaaaaagaaagattctTAGGGGGAATATCCCAAGCTTCCATCTGAGCTTCCAAGATATTTGTGGTTGTTCCATAGCAGAGGTACACCAGTTCTGCAGGTCACCTGGCAATAGCAGGTGTTTTCGACTTCCTGCACTTCCGAGGTTTAAGCTTCGCTTATATGTTCTTCACTCTAAATGATCCTTCGCATTGGGctgttttttgtttcattttcatcCTTCACATTGATCCTAATTCATTAACAATGTGTCCACTACGCATCAATGGCTCTCCAAATGGAAACGTCAAAACGCTGGAGTCAGCCGGAACCATATTCGAGGCTGAAGATTCCGATATCCTCCTGAGGATTATGGAAAGACCCAGAGCGATAAATGTATCCTTTGAAGAAAGGCCTTCCAATGAACTTTTGAGTAACCACTTCGAATGCCTGTCTCCACATGGTAGAAGGTCAGGGTTTAATTCCCCTAGATCATATACAAGCTTTGAGGCACACGCCATGGTAGGTGAGGCATGGGAGAATATGAAGCGCTCCATTTTTTACTATCGTAGACAACCTGTTGGAACTGTTGCTGCAATGGACCATTCTGTTGAAGAACTCAATTATGAtcaggtttttattttattaaaaactttgTTGTAGGGAATTAA
This window encodes:
- the LOC107917952 gene encoding tubulin beta chain-like; the protein is MREILHVQGGQCGNQIGSKFWEVICGEHGVDSTGRYNADGESSDNHLERINVYYNESSGGRYVPRAVLMDLEPGTMNSIRSGPYGQIFRPDNFVFGQSGAGNNWAKGHYTEGAELIDAVLDVVRKEAENCDCLQGFQVCHSLGGGTGSGMGTLLISKIREEYPDRMMMTFSVFPSPKVSDTVVEPYNATLSVHQLVENADECMVLDNEALYDICFRTLKLTTPGFGDLNHLISGTMSGVTCCLRFPGQLNSDLRKLAVNLIPFPRLHFFMVGFAPLTSRGSQQYISLTVPELTQQMWDAKNMMCAADPRHGRYLTASAMFRGKMSTKEVDEQMINVQNKNSSYFVEWIPNNVKSSVCDIPPKNLRMASTFVGNSTSIQEMFRRVSEQFTAMFRRKAFLHWYTGEGMDEMEFTEAESNMNDLVAEYQQYQDAAVDDEGEYEDDADGVEEDYES